AAACTTAAAGGCGGCGCACTGGCGGTAATCAGGGACGTCAGCTCATCCATGACCGGAACGAGGGCCCAGTGGTCGTCGATGCTGATTCTGGGGCTTGTCAGGATGGCCAGGAGGAGAAGGATGAAGCTGGGTTACATCGAGTTCAACCACCAGTCCACAAAATTCACCAAGAGTCAACTCTTCTTTAACAGGTCATATAACAAGATCGGAGATATGGCGGCCAAGTGTCTCTGCAGCGGATTTACCAACTACCAGCTTCCCCTTATGGACGCCATCAGGGAGTTCAAGAGCGTAAACGATAATATAAAGCACGTGGTCTTCATCACCGACGGCAGACCGACCGAAGGAGACAGGGAGATCACACGGGAGATAGAGCTGGCGTCAAGGGACGATATCGCGGTCCACTCCATATATATCGGCAAGAAGGACTCGCCGGAGATATTGAGGACGCTCTCAGTGAAAACGGGGGGGACCCACTTTCAGGTGGGGCCGGACGACTTCGGCAAGTTGAAACTCAAGACCCTGTGAGGGGCCGGTAAAGAATTTAACGGGTGGTTGGCACAGATGTTAATTGGGGGGTGGTGAGTGTAATCGTTGAACGGGAGGTTGGCGCAAATGTTAGTGTGGGGGTCGGGTATATATTCTTGGAGGGGGGTCGGGCAAAAATTTTACACAGGGTGGGAAGGGCAGGAATATTGGAGTGGAATGGCGGGCGGGAATTCTTAGTTGGGGTATGATCGGGAGTTTTGATTGCCGATATTATTTTAGGATGATGAGTGAGGATTAAATATTGTCAGGAGTTGTCGGGCGGGAAAGGGGAATTGATGTTTCTTAGATTCAGGCAGGGTGGAGCGGGTCGCGGAGGTGATTCGCAAGGTTGGCGGGTGTTCGATTAGATTTGACCGTAGTAAATGAAGAGGTGCTATATGGGGAGAGACGAGGTTCTAAAGACGTTCGAGGGTGTTGTCAGTGATCCCTTGGGATCGATAAAGGAATACAAGGAGAAGGAGAAAAAGCCGGTCGTCGGCTATTTCTGTACATACACCCCTGAGGAGATGATTCACGCCGCAGGCGCAATCCCCTTCAGGATCATCGGCGAGAATAAGGCCGTAGAGAGGGCCGACGGTCACCTGCAGAGCTACTCGTGCTCGCTTATCCGGACGGGGCTCGACTTGGCGCTTCTGGGAAAGCTCGACTTTGTCGACGGCACGGTCTTTCCCCACACCTGCGATTCGATCCAGCGCCTCTCCGACATATGGAAGGTAAACGCGAAAATCGACTACCATGCAGACGTCGTCCTTCCCGTTAAGCTCAACACCGAGAGCGCAAAGAAGTATCTGATCGAGGAGCTCGGGGCTTTCAGAAAGTCCCTCGATGAGCACTTCTCGACGACCGTCTCCGATAAAAAGCTGAGAGAAAGCATAAAAGTATATAACGAGATGAGGGACAACCTCTCCCGTCTCTACAGGATCAAGAACGAGGCCCCGAAATCGATAACGGCGAGGGACGTGAACAATTGCGTCAAGGCGGCGATGTACATGCCGGTTGAGGAACACAATCGCTTGATGGCGGAGCTTCTTGCCGACCTCGATAAGGGGGCAAAAGACGAGGATGCCCCCCGCGTGATATTTTCGGGAAACCTCTGCGTCTTTCCGGAGATACTCGATTTTGTCGAGAAGGCGGGCGCCTATGTGGTGGGAGACGACATGTGTACCGGCTACCGCTACTTCGTGACTAATGTCGATGAAAAGAAGGGGGACGATCTCGGCCCAATAGAGGCTATCGCCGACAGGATTATAAAGAGGCCGATCTGCGCGGCGAAGCACAATCCCGATTTTGACAGGGGGGAGTTCCTAAAAAGCCTGGCCAGAGAGGTAAAGGCCGAGGGGGTGGTATTCCTCTTCTTGAAATTCTGCGATCCCCATTCCTTCGATTATCCCCGTCTGATGAAGTCTTTGGATGAGGTTAAGATACCCCATATCCTGATAGAGACCGAGATGGACAACCCCGCGTTGGGGCAGCTTAGGACGAGGATAGAGGCCTTTGTCGAGATGATTCGAGATAACAGATAGGAGGAAGCCGTGGCTGAAGATAAAAAGGTAAAAGATCCCGAGAGGGAAAAGAGGAAATTCAAAACGGCGAAAGATATGCGTGAGCTTATGACCGCCTATTACACGGAGGCGAAGACAGCCGAGATAGACGGCTCCAAGAAGATCGCCTGGATAACGAGCGGCGGGCCTGTGGAGCCGCTTCACGCCATGGACGTTATCCCCATATACCCGGAAAACCACAGCGCCATGCTGGGGGCTTCGAAGATGAGCATCGAGATGTGCGAGGTGGCCGAAGAGATGGGTTATTCGAGGGACCTCTGCTCATATTTCAGGGGAGATATAGGGAGCGCCGTGACGAAGAAAAGCCCCATCCCCGGGGCGCTGCCGAAACCCGATTTCCTTGTGGCGGCAAACAACATATGCGGCACGGTGACGAAATGGTACGAGATTCTGTCGAGATTTTTCGATGTGCCCCTCTTTCTTCTCGACACACCCTTCATCCACGGCAAGATAACCAAGCAAAGCT
This genomic stretch from Candidatus Zymogenus saltonus harbors:
- a CDS encoding VWA domain-containing protein — protein: MSDDVRDRVEENTNKETLRDVRPILKVIEGNIVQKTQDLMKDYGGSPRSWARLEDFSQFEDIDPVESSIWLEQLSPTLPRALLRKRKLKGGALAVIRDVSSSMTGTRAQWSSMLILGLVRMARRRRMKLGYIEFNHQSTKFTKSQLFFNRSYNKIGDMAAKCLCSGFTNYQLPLMDAIREFKSVNDNIKHVVFITDGRPTEGDREITREIELASRDDIAVHSIYIGKKDSPEILRTLSVKTGGTHFQVGPDDFGKLKLKTL
- a CDS encoding 2-hydroxyacyl-CoA dehydratase, which produces MGRDEVLKTFEGVVSDPLGSIKEYKEKEKKPVVGYFCTYTPEEMIHAAGAIPFRIIGENKAVERADGHLQSYSCSLIRTGLDLALLGKLDFVDGTVFPHTCDSIQRLSDIWKVNAKIDYHADVVLPVKLNTESAKKYLIEELGAFRKSLDEHFSTTVSDKKLRESIKVYNEMRDNLSRLYRIKNEAPKSITARDVNNCVKAAMYMPVEEHNRLMAELLADLDKGAKDEDAPRVIFSGNLCVFPEILDFVEKAGAYVVGDDMCTGYRYFVTNVDEKKGDDLGPIEAIADRIIKRPICAAKHNPDFDRGEFLKSLAREVKAEGVVFLFLKFCDPHSFDYPRLMKSLDEVKIPHILIETEMDNPALGQLRTRIEAFVEMIRDNR